The Acetomicrobium flavidum genome window below encodes:
- the yedF gene encoding sulfurtransferase-like selenium metabolism protein YedF, whose amino-acid sequence MSDMKVVDARGMTCPKPVILTKQAIDSGETEIEVLVDNDVSFQNVKRFLNSRGYRVVEEGKREDGIFVIRGKLEVSPEGHRESPKETLSSGTPLATEKGKTVGILLLSNTLGRASDGLGEVLMKSFLGVLVEQDEPPVVLALMNEGVLLALPDSSACDILKDLEKRGTAILVCGTCTNHFGITDKVAVGTISNMFQITEAMMEVDKALIYG is encoded by the coding sequence ATGAGCGATATGAAAGTAGTTGACGCAAGAGGAATGACCTGCCCAAAGCCTGTCATACTCACCAAACAGGCGATAGACTCGGGGGAAACCGAGATCGAGGTCTTGGTAGATAACGACGTTTCATTTCAAAACGTCAAGCGTTTCCTGAATTCGCGCGGATATCGAGTCGTGGAAGAGGGGAAACGGGAAGACGGGATTTTTGTCATTCGTGGAAAATTGGAGGTTTCGCCCGAAGGCCATCGGGAATCGCCTAAAGAGACTCTTTCGTCAGGTACGCCTTTGGCAACTGAAAAAGGAAAGACCGTAGGGATCTTGCTTCTCTCAAATACGCTTGGGAGGGCAAGCGACGGATTGGGCGAAGTGTTGATGAAAAGCTTCCTTGGCGTTCTGGTCGAACAAGACGAACCACCTGTGGTTTTGGCGCTAATGAACGAGGGCGTACTTTTGGCCCTGCCGGATTCAAGTGCCTGCGATATACTAAAGGACCTCGAGAAAAGAGGAACCGCCATCCTTGTCTGCGGCACGTGTACGAATCATTTTGGAATAACCGACAAAGTTGCCGTAGGCACGATCTCCAACATGTTTCAGATAACAGAGGCGATGATGGAAGTAGACAAAGCCTTAATTTATGGTTAA
- a CDS encoding nicotinamidase: MPICKTDALIVVDVQVDFCPGGNLAVPGGDEIVTIVNRLVELFEKGGGLVIFSRDWHPQRHKSFRDEGGTWPPHCVQNTKGAEFHPDLLIPDSAIVVSKATDVAREAYSAFDGTGLSETLKAAGTERIFVCGLATDFCVKSTAMDARKLGYDTYVVLDASRGISEESVRASLEEMKETGIKIVKSFEIESL, from the coding sequence ATGCCGATATGCAAGACTGATGCCCTGATAGTCGTGGATGTTCAGGTGGACTTCTGTCCCGGAGGAAATCTGGCTGTTCCTGGAGGTGATGAGATAGTTACAATCGTAAACAGGCTTGTCGAACTGTTTGAAAAAGGGGGCGGATTGGTCATCTTCTCGCGAGACTGGCACCCGCAACGTCACAAGAGCTTCAGGGATGAAGGCGGCACTTGGCCTCCCCACTGCGTTCAAAATACGAAGGGTGCCGAATTTCACCCCGACCTTCTCATACCCGATTCTGCCATTGTCGTAAGCAAGGCCACCGATGTTGCGCGCGAGGCATACTCCGCCTTCGACGGCACCGGTTTATCCGAAACTTTAAAGGCAGCCGGCACGGAAAGGATATTCGTATGCGGTCTGGCAACCGATTTTTGCGTAAAATCTACCGCCATGGATGCCAGAAAATTGGGCTACGATACATATGTCGTCCTGGACGCCTCTAGAGGCATAAGCGAAGAAAGCGTTAGGGCAAGCCTTGAAGAGATGAAAGAGACAGGAATAAAGATCGTCAAAAGCTTTGAAATCGAATCGCTATAA
- a CDS encoding membrane protein, with amino-acid sequence MNFDLITAFSIVLLILYIGDVVSVKTKAFVPSVFVSAVLFLLGFWTILPKNLIDLACLGQPLATLSMYLLLVHMGTMLNIKELAAQWKTVVISLAGIVGIVLGTMTLGKYLFGWEAVVIATPPLTGGIVAALMMQDAAAQKGLVELSVLAIVMYVSQGFFGYPLTAIALKREGKRLLSAFRKGEIQAQEVTVPDKTAPAYSSKLQIFAQVPPKYRTTYMYLLKLGIVAWASAMTATAINEAISRFVICLVFGVIAAEIGFLERRPLDLSNSFGFMMTTLMAFIFAGLAKATPDMIMRLIGPLFGIIIIGVVGMAILSMALGKILGYSTDMAFACALTALYGFPPNYVLTEEASKALAETPEEFKFLMDTMLPKMLVGGFTTVTIASVVLAGLFIKLL; translated from the coding sequence ATGAATTTTGATCTAATCACCGCTTTTTCTATTGTTTTGCTCATCCTTTACATCGGCGATGTAGTATCTGTCAAGACGAAAGCCTTTGTGCCATCAGTATTCGTGTCTGCAGTCTTATTTCTGCTGGGTTTTTGGACAATTTTACCAAAGAACCTGATAGATTTGGCATGTCTGGGTCAACCGTTGGCGACGTTATCCATGTACCTGCTTTTGGTCCACATGGGTACGATGCTAAATATAAAAGAATTAGCCGCACAATGGAAGACCGTAGTCATATCTTTGGCGGGAATAGTGGGAATTGTCTTGGGGACCATGACATTAGGTAAATATCTCTTCGGATGGGAAGCGGTCGTCATCGCCACTCCACCTTTGACAGGAGGAATTGTCGCAGCTTTGATGATGCAGGATGCCGCAGCCCAGAAGGGCCTTGTTGAGCTTTCCGTATTGGCCATAGTGATGTACGTATCGCAGGGCTTTTTTGGCTACCCCCTTACGGCCATAGCCCTCAAACGTGAAGGAAAGAGGCTACTTTCTGCCTTTAGGAAGGGAGAGATTCAGGCTCAAGAGGTTACTGTCCCCGATAAAACAGCCCCTGCTTACAGCTCTAAGCTGCAAATATTTGCACAAGTTCCACCTAAATACAGGACGACCTACATGTACCTTCTAAAACTTGGCATTGTTGCCTGGGCGTCTGCCATGACTGCAACTGCTATCAACGAAGCTATATCCCGATTCGTCATATGTTTGGTATTTGGCGTCATAGCGGCAGAAATTGGCTTTCTTGAGCGCAGGCCTCTTGATCTGTCCAATTCCTTTGGTTTTATGATGACCACCCTAATGGCCTTTATATTCGCAGGATTGGCCAAGGCCACACCAGACATGATCATGAGGCTCATTGGCCCGCTTTTCGGGATAATAATCATCGGCGTCGTCGGGATGGCGATACTGTCGATGGCTTTGGGCAAAATTCTTGGGTATTCCACGGACATGGCCTTTGCCTGTGCATTAACGGCCCTTTACGGCTTCCCGCCAAATTATGTGTTGACCGAGGAGGCATCCAAAGCCTTAGCCGAGACGCCGGAGGAATTTAAATTTCTCATGGATACCATGTTGCCCAAGATGTTGGTCGGCGGATTTACTACGGTCACCATTGCTTCTGTCGTTTTAGCAGGGTTGTTTATTAAGTTGCTATAA
- a CDS encoding M20 family metallopeptidase, translated as MDVKMLAKEVKDYVIELRREFHMYPERSGEEFRTSKRVKEELDKLGIPYIAAGRTGVIATISGRKPGKTVALRADMDALEVQEKNDVPYRSKNEGLMHACGHDGHTAMLLGAAKVLSAMREELKGNVRLIFQPAEETANGAVKMIEDGAMEGVDSIFGIHLWSGLPIGKVSVEAGPRMAAVDVFDITVQGKGGHGSAPHEGVDAVVVASNMVMALQTVVSRELSPLEPVVVTVGKLVAGTRFNVLASEAKLEGTNRYFNPKIKDVLPAAIERIAKHVAAGFRAEAKVNYTFATSPVINDPECSRIAATAVKKILGEGGLMEYEKVMGGEDFAEYLKKAPGALALVGIGNEQKQTIYPHHHPNFNMDEDALEIGVALYAQYALEFLCNN; from the coding sequence ATGGACGTCAAAATGCTGGCGAAAGAGGTAAAGGATTACGTTATCGAGCTTAGGCGAGAATTTCACATGTATCCCGAAAGATCGGGCGAGGAGTTTCGGACATCCAAAAGGGTTAAAGAAGAGCTGGACAAGCTTGGCATTCCCTACATTGCTGCCGGCAGAACGGGCGTAATTGCTACGATCAGCGGACGTAAGCCGGGAAAGACCGTAGCTTTAAGGGCAGATATGGACGCCCTCGAAGTGCAGGAGAAAAACGACGTGCCATACAGATCTAAGAACGAAGGCCTGATGCATGCCTGCGGCCACGACGGACACACAGCCATGCTACTGGGTGCTGCCAAGGTATTGTCGGCGATGAGGGAAGAGCTCAAGGGAAATGTCAGGCTGATCTTTCAACCCGCCGAGGAAACCGCTAATGGCGCCGTGAAGATGATCGAAGATGGTGCCATGGAAGGCGTTGACAGCATCTTTGGCATACATCTTTGGAGCGGGCTGCCCATTGGCAAGGTCTCAGTCGAAGCTGGCCCCAGAATGGCAGCGGTAGATGTGTTTGACATAACCGTGCAGGGCAAAGGAGGGCACGGCTCTGCGCCCCATGAAGGAGTCGACGCCGTAGTAGTCGCATCGAACATGGTAATGGCGCTACAGACCGTGGTAAGTCGCGAGCTGTCGCCACTTGAGCCTGTCGTCGTAACGGTAGGCAAGCTCGTAGCAGGCACAAGGTTTAACGTTCTTGCATCTGAAGCCAAACTGGAAGGAACTAACAGGTATTTTAATCCCAAGATAAAAGACGTCTTGCCTGCAGCAATAGAAAGGATCGCCAAACACGTGGCAGCAGGCTTTAGGGCAGAGGCAAAGGTAAATTACACCTTTGCTACCTCACCCGTCATAAATGATCCGGAGTGTTCCAGGATAGCTGCAACTGCCGTCAAAAAGATACTGGGCGAGGGAGGCCTGATGGAGTACGAAAAGGTCATGGGCGGAGAGGACTTCGCCGAATACCTAAAGAAGGCCCCCGGAGCATTGGCACTGGTGGGCATTGGAAATGAACAAAAACAAACTATCTATCCACACCATCATCCGAACTTCAACATGGACGAAGACGCGCTCGAGATAGGCGTTGCCCTTTATGCCCAATATGCCCTTGAGTTTCTATGCAATAATTAA